The following is a genomic window from Anaerobaca lacustris.
GGTCGAGACCAACGGTTTCTGGGCGGCGAACGAAACGCTCGTCCGCGACCGTTTACGAATCCTCCTCGATCTCGGCGTACATCGCATGAAGATCAGCGCCGACCCGTTCCATCAGGAATACGTCGATCTCCGGCCGGTGCGTTTGCTGGCGGCGGTGGCGAAGGAGTTGCTCGGTCCCGGCCGCGTCCTGGTTCGCTGGGAAGAATATCTTGATGGCAGTCAGTCGCGATCTGCGGATCGTGGAGCGGAGGGCCGCGATGCGATACACGTGCGTGCCTATCATGCTCGTCCGTTCCGGTTCTGCGGCCGCGCTGCCGGCCGCCTGGCGGACCTGCTCGCCTCGAAGCCTGGCGAGGCCTTCGCAAATACCGATTGCCTGAGCGATTTCCTGGGGGCCAAGGGCGTGCACATCGATCCCTATGGCAACGTCTTCAGCGGGACATGCAGCGGGATCATCCTGGGCAATATCAACAACACGCCTTTGGAGCAGATCTGGACGCAGTTCGACCCTCACGCAAACGCGTTCATCGGGATGCTGTGCAGAAGAGGGCCTTGCGGGCTGCTCGATGAGGCCGAGTCCCTGGGCTATCGGCGGCTCGACGCCTATGCCGACAAGTGCCACCTGTGCACGCACCTGCGTCAGTTCCTTCTGGCCTGCGCCGCCGCACCGCATTGCATCGGTCCGCCCGATTGCTATGCACCGATCTCCTGAGCGTCCTGCGTCGAGCTGCGATGACCGCTGCGGCCGATTCATCCTTCTATGGCAACCACGGCACCTTGATGGGGGGCACGGCGTGGTCCATACGGCCCTGGAGTTTGACGGCGTCGACGACCACGTGGAGGTCGCGCATGATGAGACTTTGGCCGTAAATGGCGAAGTGACTATCGCCGTCAGCGCCACCAGCTACGCCCCCGGCCCGCTGCATCTGGATACGACGTACTGCTGGCGAATCAACGCAGTCCAGGAGACCGAATCGTGGGAAGGCGCCGTCCGGAGCTTCCGCACGCAGGACTATCTCGTCGTCGAGGACTTCGAGAGTTACATCGACGATGGCGACAGTGGCCAGGCCATCTTCGACACGTGGTTCGACGGCTGGATCAACGGCACCGGCTCGACGGTCGGCCACCTTCAGAGCCCCTTTGCCGAGCGGACCATTGTCCGCAGCGGACGCCAGTCCATGCCGCTGTTCTACGACAACACGACGGCCGCCGTCTCGGAGGCCGACTTCGGGCTGTCGCGTGACTGGACGGCCAACGGCGTCCGGAGCCTGTCGGTCTACTTCTGCGGCGCCGCCGGCAACACCGGCCGGTTGTACGTCAAGATCAACGATGCCAAGGTGGCCTACGACGGCGACGCCACCGACATCGCGCGGCTGACCTGGCAGCCGTGGAACATCGATCTGTCGGGGATCGGCGGCGTGAACAACGTCCGGTCGTTGACGATCGGGATTGAGGGCGCCGGCGCAACCGGCATCGTATACATCGACGACATCCGGCGGTATCCTCACGACCCCGAGTTCATCGTGCCTGCCGAGCCGGACACGGCGAATCTGGTGGGCCACTGGAAGCTGGACGACGGATCGGGGACCGTGGCGGTCGATTCCTCGGACAAGGGGCATAACGGTACGTTGACGGGTGGCTCCACGTGGGTGACCGGCGCCGTCGGAGGCGCCCTGCAGTTCGCAGCCGGTCGATACGTCGATTGCGGCGCCGCTGCCGAGGAGGCCCTTCGGTGGCAACGCCCGATAAGGATTGACGGCCCGACGGGTGAAATGGTACAATCACCGTGAACATATTGCAGGATTCTCGCCTCTCGCATGCCGATAGAGCGAATGTCCGGCATTGAACGGGCCGGTGTGCTGCGCGCAGCCCCGTGGGTGTGCGCCATGCCGTGTCCTCCGCGTTGGAAGAAGCCGCGTCAGGGTAGGGGGTTTTCCCGATGAGAGCAGCGTCCGGGTCGGTATGGGTTTGGCTGGTATGCGTGGTGTCGCTGGGGCTCGCGTTGGGCGCGATCCGCAGGGCCGGCGCCGCGGGTTTCGACGGGCCGGTCATCAACGAGTTCATGGCCAGCAACGGCAGCGTCCTTCCTCTCGGACCGGGAGAGATCCTCGATGAGGACGGCGACGCGTCGGACTGGATCGAGATCCACAACCCCGGCGGACAGACCGTGAACCTGGGTGGATGGTATCTGACGGACAATGCGGGAAACCTCACGAAGTGGCGATTCTCGGACGGTACGGTTCTCGGACGCGGCGGCTATCTGCTGGTCTTCGCCTCGGGCAAGGATCGCGCCGGCGAAGAGCTGCATACGAATTTCAAGCTGAGCGCCGACGGCGAATATCTGGGCCTGATCCAGGGCGACGGGCGGACGGTCGCCCACGAATACGCCCCGCACTATCCACAGCAGCTCAGCGACATCTCCTATGGACTGGGCCCGCACAGCGGGATCTTCGTCGGTCCCGGCTCTCTCGCGTCGTATCACGTTCCC
Proteins encoded in this region:
- a CDS encoding radical SAM protein; the protein is MFDLSDNVYNRSLARDEPKFKLWRSAGLLLTYKCNAACEFCYYHCSPEKGGLMSVETCVTAWRSLRNLAGVAAKIHLTGGEPFLYWEHLTEILTEGKRQGLGPVDLVETNGFWAANETLVRDRLRILLDLGVHRMKISADPFHQEYVDLRPVRLLAAVAKELLGPGRVLVRWEEYLDGSQSRSADRGAEGRDAIHVRAYHARPFRFCGRAAGRLADLLASKPGEAFANTDCLSDFLGAKGVHIDPYGNVFSGTCSGIILGNINNTPLEQIWTQFDPHANAFIGMLCRRGPCGLLDEAESLGYRRLDAYADKCHLCTHLRQFLLACAAAPHCIGPPDCYAPIS